The following proteins are co-located in the Camelina sativa cultivar DH55 chromosome 12, Cs, whole genome shotgun sequence genome:
- the LOC104729662 gene encoding AP-1 complex subunit sigma-2 — protein sequence MIHFVLLVSRQGKVRLTKWYSPYAQKERSKVIRELSGVILNRGPKLCNFVEWRGYKVVYKRYASLYFCMCIDQEDNELEVLEIIHHYVEILDRYFGSVCELDLIFNFHKAYYILDELLIAGELQESSKKTVARIISAQDQLVEVAKEEASSISNIIAQATK from the exons ATG ATACATTTTGTGCTTCTTGTTAGCCGGCAAGGAAAGGTAAGGCTCACCAAATGGTATTCTCCTTATGCACAGAAGGAAAGATCTAAG GTTATACGAGAACTCAGTGGAGTGATTCTGAATCGAGGTCCCAAGCTCTGCAATTTTGTTGAATGGAGAGGCtacaaagttgtttacaaaaGATATGCAAGTCTCTACTTCTGCATGTGCATTGATCAGGAGGATAACGAGTTAGAAGTCCTTGAGATCATTCATCACTATGTTGAGATTCTCGATCGCTATTTTGGAAGT GTGTGTGAGCtcgatttgatttttaacttcCATAAG GCATATTACATATTGGATGAGCTCTTGATTGCTGGGGAGCTTCAAGAGTCGAGCAAGAAAACAGTAGCCAGGATCATATCTGCTCAG GATCAACTTGTGGAGGTTGCAAAAGAGGAGGCCAGTTCGATAAGTAATATAATCGCTCAGGCTACTAAGTAG
- the LOC104729665 gene encoding AT-hook motif nuclear-localized protein 25-like: protein MSGYMHPLLGQELYLQRPEDSRTPPDQNNMELNRSEADDTKGETTPTGGATSSATASGSSSGRRPRGRPAGSKNKPKPPTIITRDSPNVLRSHVLEITSGSDISEAVSTYATRRGCGVCIISGTGAVTNVTIRQPAAPAGGGVITLHGRFEILSLTGTALPPPAPPGAGGLTVYLAGGQGQVVGGNVAGSLIASGPVVMMAASFANAVYDRLPIEEEETPPARTTGVQPAASQSSEVTGGGTQVCDTNLGGRNEGGVAFYNLGMNMNNFQFSGGDIFGMSGGGGSAGGGGGGVARPAF from the coding sequence ATGTCTGGTTATATGCACCCTCTTCTAGGGCAAGAACTGTATCTACAGAGACCTGAAGATTCCAGAACCCCACCTGATCAAAATAACATGGAACTTAACAGATCTGAAGCAGACGATACAAAGGGCGAGACCACTCCCACCGGTGGAGCAACCAGCTCAGCCACCGCCTCTGGTTCTTCTTCCGGACGCCGTCCACGTGGCCGTCCTGCTGGTTCCAAAAACAAACCGAAACCCCCGACGATTATAACCAGAGATAGTCCCAACGTCCTTAGATCTCACGTTCTTGAAATCACCTCCGGTTCGGACATATCCGAGGCTGTCTCTACCTATGCGACTCGTCGCGGCTGCGGTGTATGTATTATAAGCGGAACCGGTGCGGTCACTAACGTCACGATACGCCAACCGGCAGCTCCGGCGGGTGGAGGTGTGATTACTCTGCATGGTAGGTTTGAGATATTATCTTTGACCGGGACTGCGCTTCCGCCACCTGCGCCACCGGGAGCAGGAGGTTTGACGGTGTATCTAGCCGGAGGTCAAGGACAAGTGGTAGGAGGGAATGTGGCTGGTTCGTTGATTGCTTCGGGTCCGGTAGTGATGATGGCTGCCTCTTTTGCGAACGCAGTTTATGATAGGTTACCtattgaagaggaagaaactcCGCCGGCAAGAACCACGGGAGTGCAGCCGGCGGCATCTCAGTCTTCGGAAGTTACGGGCGGTGGGACTCAAGTGTGTGATACAAACCTCGGAGGTAGAAACGAAGGAGGAGTCGCTTTCTATAATCTTGGAATGAATATGAACAATTTTCAATTCTCCGGGGGAGATATTTTCGGTATGAGCGGCGGTGGAGGCAGCGCGGGAGGAGGAGGTGGCGGTGTTGCTAGACCCGCGTTTTAG
- the LOC104729663 gene encoding tetraketide alpha-pyrone reductase 1 translates to MDQAKGNVCVTGASGFLASWLVKRLLLDGYEVIGTVRDPGNEKKLAHLWKLEGAKERLRLVKADLMEDGSFDNAIMGCQGVFHTASPVLKPTSNPEDEILRPAIEGTLNVLRSCRKNQSLKRVVLTSSSSTVRIRDDFDPKIPLDESVWTSVELCKRFQVWYALSKTLAEQAAWKFCEENGIDLVTVLPSFLVGPSLPPDLCSTASDVLGLLKGETEKFQWHGQMGYVHIDDVARTHILVFEHEAAQGRYICSSNVISLEELVSFLSTRYPSLPIPKRFEKLNRLSYNFNTSKIQSLGFKFKSLEEMFDDCIASFVEQGYLSTAVP, encoded by the exons ATGGATCAAGCAAAGGGAAATGTCTGTGTTACCGGGGCTTCTGGCTTCTTAGCTTCTTGGCTTGTGAAAAGGCTTCTCCTTGACGGATATGAAGTTATTGGAACAGTCAGAGATCCAG GAAATGAGAAGAAACTTGCGCACCTTTGGAAGTTGGAAGGGGCAAAGGAGAGACTACGGTTGGTAAAGGCTGATTTAATGGAAGATGGAAGTTTTGATAACGCCATAATGGGATGCCAAGGAGTTTTCCATACTGCTTCTCCTGTGCTCAAACCTACCTCTAATCCAGAG GATGAGATCTTAAGACCAGCTATAGAGGGAACCCTGAATGTACTGAGATCATGTAGGAAGAATCAGTCCCTGAAGCGTGTGGTTCTCACCTCATCCTCTTCAACTGTCAGAATCAGAGATGATTTTGATCCCAAAATCCCTCTTGACGAATCAGTTTGGACTTCTGTGGAGCTCTGCAAGCGTTTCCAg GTCTGGTATGCCTTATCAAAGACATTGGCCGAGCAAGCTGCATGGAaattttgtgaagaaaatgGGATTGACCTCGTTACTGTTCTACCATCCTTCCTCGTCGGACCCAGTCTGCCTCCTGATCTATGTTCTACAGCTTCCGATGTCCTTGGATTACTGAAAG GAGAAACAGAGAAGTTCCAATGGCATGGACAAATGGGGTATGTTCATATCGATGACGTTGCACGAACGCACATACTTGTTTTTGAACACGAAGCAGCTCAAGGCAGATACATTTGCAGCTCTAATGTTATCAGCCTAGAGGAACTAGTTTCTTTCTTATCCACTCGTTACCCATCACTCCCTATCCCCAAGAG GTTTGAGAAACTAAATAGGCTGAGTTACAACTTTAACACCTCGAAGATACAGAGTCTTGGGTTCAAGTTCAAGTCCCTTGAAGAGATGTTTGATGACTGCATTGCCTCATTCGTCGAGCAAGGATATTTATCTACTGCTGTTCCCTAA